Proteins from one Triticum aestivum cultivar Chinese Spring chromosome 7A, IWGSC CS RefSeq v2.1, whole genome shotgun sequence genomic window:
- the LOC123149851 gene encoding putative 4-hydroxy-4-methyl-2-oxoglutarate aldolase 2 → MAALPLATAEVCDANSHLITGGELRALQPIFQIYGRRQVFAGPVVTLKVFEDNVLVREFLEEKGQGRVLVVDGGGSLRCAILGGNPVQQAQNNGWAGIVVNGCIRDVDEINGCDIGVRALASHPMKANKKGMGEKHVPVTIAGTRICDGEWLYADTDGILVSRTELIV, encoded by the coding sequence ATGGCGGCCTTGCCGTTAGCCACGGCGGAAGTCTGCGACGCCAACTCGCACCTCATCACCGGCGGCGAGCTGCGCGCGCTGCAGCCCATCTTCCAGATCTACGGGAGGCGGCAGGTCTTCGCGGGCCCCGTCGTGACGCTCAAGGTGTTCGAGGACAACGTGCTGGTGCGCGAGTTCCTGGAGGAGAAGGGCCAGGGCAGGGTGCTGgtggtggacggcggcggcagcctgcgGTGCGCCATCCTGGGCGGCAACCCCGTCCAGCAGGCGCAGAACAACGGGTGGGCGGGCATCGTGGTGAACGGGTGCATCCGGGACGTGGACGAGATCAACGGGTGCGACATCGGCGTGCGCGCCCTCGCCTCGCACCCCATGAAGGCCAACAAGAAGGGGATGGGCGAGAAGCACGTCCCGGTCACCATCGCGGGCACCAGGATCTGCGACGGCGAGTGGCTCTACGCCGACACCGACGGCATCCTCGTCTCCAGGACCGAGCTCATCGTGTAG
- the LOC123149849 gene encoding putative 4-hydroxy-4-methyl-2-oxoglutarate aldolase 2, protein MAALPLATAEVCDANSHMITSGELRALQPVFRVYGGRRLFAGPVVTVKVFEDNVLVRALLEEKGQGRVLVVDGGGSLRRALLGGNIAMLAQNNGWAGIVINGCVRDVDEINECDIGVRALGSHPMKSDKRGMGEKHVPVTVAGTRICDGEWLYADADGILVSRTELSV, encoded by the coding sequence ATGGCGGCCTTGCCACTGGCCACCGCGGAGGTCTGCGACGCAAACTCACACATGATCACCAGCGGCGAGCTCCGCGCGCTGCAGCCCGTCTTCAGGGTCTACGGTGGCCGGCGGCTCTTCGCCGGTCCCGTCGTGACAGTGAAGGTGTTCGAGGACAACGTCCTGGTCCGTGCGCTCCTGGAGGAGAAGGGCCAGGGCAGGGTCCTggtggtcgacggcggcggcagcctccgCCGCGCCCTCCTGGGGGGCAACATCGCCATGCTGGCGCAGAACAACGGGTGGGCCGGCATCGTGATCAACGGCTGCGTCCGGGATGTTGATGAGATCAACGAGTGCGACATCGGCGTGCGGGCTCTCGGCTCGCACCCGATGAAGTCGGACAAGAGGGGGATGGGCGAGAAGCACGTCCCGGTCACCGTTGCTGGTACCAGGATCTGCGACGGCGAGTGGCTCTACGCCGACGCCGACGGTATCCTCGTCTCGAGGACCGAGCTCAGCGTGTAG